One window from the genome of Paracoccus zhejiangensis encodes:
- a CDS encoding SDR family NAD(P)-dependent oxidoreductase, producing the protein MLKDRIAAVTGAGRGMGDAIAMKLAERGAAVVVSDIDGAAAERVAQKIKSLGGKALGVAIDVSNEDDAERMAQLAVDEFGGLDILVNNAGISTTKLFTETTKADMERIIGVNLIGSFLCAQAAVRRMLPKGYGRIINIASLSGQRGGVGRSAYGSSKAGLELLTKVMSVELASKGILVNNVAPGAIATQMAVEQHDQKTRDAYHYLIPQRRYGTPEEIANMVAFLASDEASHVSGTTINVDGGFLTAGLMFQRDGVDVPPTPRGD; encoded by the coding sequence ATGCTGAAAGATAGGATCGCGGCTGTGACCGGGGCAGGCCGCGGAATGGGCGATGCGATTGCCATGAAGCTTGCCGAAAGGGGCGCTGCGGTGGTCGTGTCGGATATCGACGGGGCGGCAGCGGAGCGGGTTGCCCAGAAAATCAAGAGCTTGGGTGGCAAAGCCTTGGGTGTGGCCATCGACGTGTCGAACGAGGATGATGCCGAGCGGATGGCTCAGCTGGCGGTCGATGAGTTTGGCGGTCTTGACATCCTGGTCAATAATGCCGGGATCTCGACGACCAAGCTGTTCACCGAAACGACCAAGGCCGACATGGAACGCATCATCGGCGTCAACCTGATTGGCTCGTTCCTCTGCGCGCAGGCTGCCGTTCGCAGGATGCTGCCAAAGGGGTATGGCCGAATCATCAACATCGCTTCGCTTTCAGGTCAACGTGGCGGGGTTGGACGATCGGCTTACGGGTCGTCGAAGGCCGGGCTGGAGCTGCTGACGAAGGTGATGTCGGTGGAACTCGCCTCGAAGGGCATTCTGGTGAATAATGTGGCCCCGGGGGCGATTGCGACCCAGATGGCGGTCGAGCAGCACGACCAGAAGACCCGCGATGCCTATCACTACCTGATCCCGCAGCGCCGCTACGGCACGCCGGAAGAAATCGCCAATATGGTTGCGTTTCTGGCGTCCGACGAGGCATCGCATGTCAGCGGCACGACGATCAACGTCGATGGGGGTTTCCTGACCGCCGGCCTGATGTTCCAGCGGGACGGCGTCGATGTTCCGCCAACTCCGCGGGGCGACTGA
- a CDS encoding LysR family transcriptional regulator — protein MRMNVDLEDLKAFVATAEMQSFRAASESIHLSQPALTRRIQKLEAVLGVPLLERTTRRVSLTAVGRDFLPRARRLLDDLETSLLSVREIAERRSGLVSIACIPTAAYYFLPDVIAEFTKEYPSIRFRIVDAGANEVLQSVINREVDFGITLLGADDPEVHFEPLIEEPFYLACRRDHPLASRDEVTWAELSDHRFITVGRASGNRLIMDLALSGAPVRPRPYYEVQHLSTSLGLVEAGLGIAALPRMSLPADSHPLIAAIPLKAPTVNRTVGIVRVPQAKASPGAEQFLQMLLTRWQSEAVPET, from the coding sequence ATGCGCATGAATGTCGATCTGGAAGACCTTAAAGCCTTCGTCGCCACCGCCGAGATGCAAAGCTTTCGTGCAGCTTCGGAAAGCATCCACCTGTCGCAACCGGCCCTGACCCGGCGCATCCAGAAACTCGAGGCGGTGCTTGGCGTGCCGTTGCTGGAACGCACCACGCGGCGTGTCTCGCTGACCGCTGTCGGGCGCGATTTCCTGCCGCGCGCCCGTAGGCTGCTTGACGATCTGGAAACCTCACTTCTGTCGGTGCGCGAGATCGCAGAGCGGCGCTCGGGACTGGTCAGCATCGCCTGCATCCCGACCGCCGCCTATTACTTCCTGCCGGATGTGATAGCCGAGTTCACCAAGGAATACCCGTCGATACGCTTCCGCATCGTCGATGCCGGCGCGAACGAGGTGCTGCAAAGCGTGATCAACCGCGAGGTCGATTTCGGCATTACCCTGCTGGGCGCCGACGACCCCGAGGTCCATTTTGAACCCCTGATCGAGGAGCCCTTCTATCTGGCCTGCCGCCGCGATCATCCACTGGCCAGCCGTGACGAGGTGACGTGGGCCGAGTTGTCGGATCACCGGTTTATCACCGTTGGCCGGGCCAGCGGCAACCGGCTGATCATGGATCTGGCGCTTTCGGGCGCTCCTGTCCGGCCCCGGCCCTATTACGAGGTCCAGCATCTCTCGACCTCATTGGGTCTCGTGGAGGCCGGCCTCGGCATCGCCGCCTTGCCGCGAATGTCCTTGCCGGCGGACTCGCACCCCTTGATCGCCGCAATCCCGTTGAAAGCGCCAACCGTCAATCGCACCGTCGGCATCGTCCGGGTGCCACAAGCCAAGGCCTCCCCGGGGGCAGAGCAATTCCTTCAGATGCTGCTGACGAGGTGGCAGTCAGAGGCTGTTCCGGAAACCTGA